Proteins from a single region of Choloepus didactylus isolate mChoDid1 chromosome 10, mChoDid1.pri, whole genome shotgun sequence:
- the LOC119505696 gene encoding 60S ribosomal protein L29-like, with the protein MHNQPWKWHRNSIKKPLSQRYELLKGVDPKFLRNMHFAKRHNKKGLKKMQTNNAKAMSAGAEATKALLKSKEVKPKIPNSGNHKLNCLAYIAHPKLGKHAHECIAKHLRHCPPKSKAKDKTKSQALAPAQVTACSQ; encoded by the coding sequence ATGCACAACCAGCCCTGGAAATGGCACAGAAACAGCATCAAGAAGCCCTTATCACAAAGATATGAATTGCTTAAAGGGGTGGACCCCAAATTCTTAAGGAACATGCATTTTGCCAAGAGGCATAACAAGAAGGGCCTGAAAAAGATGCAGACAAACAATGCCAAGGCCATGAGTGCAGGTGCAGAGGCCACCAAGGCCCTTCTAAAGTCCAAGGAGGTCAAGCCCAAGATCCCAAACAGTGGTAACCACAAGCTCAATTGCCTGGCCTACATTGCACATCCCAAGCTTGGGAAGCATGCTCATGAGTGCATAGCCAAGCATCTGAGACACTGCCCACCAAAGTCCAAGGCCAAGGATAAAACCAAGTCTCAGGCTCTGGCCCCAGCTCAGGTTACTGCTTGTTCCCAGTAA